From the genome of Haladaptatus paucihalophilus DX253, one region includes:
- a CDS encoding D-2-hydroxyacid dehydrogenase — MSENPDIVVLREGTEGLSMESYAEALRERLPDRTVVHARTPKMERELVADARVVTGITVDEALLARADRLELFACTFAGTDHVPMDVLAERGVAVTNAGGIHAPGIAEQAVGNMLVFSRRLHEGWRRKRRSEWRHFQSGELTGSTVTVIGLGSIGQAVTQRLQGFEVETIGVRYTPEKGGPTNEVVGFDEDAIHDALSRSRYVVVACPLTEATRGLIGESELATMPTDAVLVNTARGPIVDTDALVAALRSNKIRGAALDVTDPEPLPADHPLWDLENCLITPHTGGHTPLHWDRLADIVAGNLERLETGEPLENQVLTPEPN, encoded by the coding sequence ATGAGTGAAAACCCGGATATCGTCGTCCTCCGCGAGGGGACCGAAGGACTCTCGATGGAATCGTACGCAGAGGCGTTGCGCGAACGTCTCCCCGACCGAACCGTCGTTCACGCTCGGACGCCGAAGATGGAGCGCGAACTCGTCGCGGATGCCCGAGTCGTCACCGGCATCACCGTGGACGAAGCGCTGCTCGCCCGCGCCGACCGACTCGAACTGTTCGCGTGTACGTTCGCGGGCACCGACCACGTTCCCATGGACGTACTCGCGGAACGCGGCGTCGCGGTGACGAACGCGGGGGGCATCCACGCGCCCGGCATCGCCGAGCAGGCTGTCGGCAACATGCTCGTCTTCTCCCGCCGTCTGCACGAGGGATGGCGACGCAAGCGGCGCTCCGAGTGGCGGCATTTCCAATCCGGGGAACTCACCGGGAGCACCGTCACCGTCATCGGTCTCGGGTCCATCGGACAGGCGGTCACCCAACGTCTTCAGGGGTTCGAGGTAGAGACCATCGGCGTTCGGTACACGCCGGAGAAAGGCGGCCCGACAAACGAAGTGGTCGGCTTCGACGAGGACGCCATCCACGACGCCCTCTCTCGCAGTCGGTACGTCGTCGTCGCCTGTCCGCTCACGGAGGCGACGCGCGGCCTCATCGGGGAGTCGGAGCTCGCGACGATGCCGACGGACGCCGTTCTCGTCAACACCGCTCGCGGCCCAATCGTCGATACCGACGCACTGGTCGCCGCGCTCCGGTCGAACAAGATTCGCGGGGCGGCGCTCGACGTGACCGACCCCGAACCCCTCCCGGCCGACCATCCGCTATGGGACTTGGAGAACTGCCTCATCACGCCGCACACCGGCGGACACACGCCGCTCCACTGGGACCGGCTCGCCGATATCGTTGCAGGGAACCTCGAACGCCTCGAAACGGGCGAACCGTTGGAAAATCAGGTCCTCACGCCGGAAC